In Streptomyces sp. Li-HN-5-11, the sequence CGCGCCGAGCGCGACGAGGAACACCTCCTGGAAGCCGTGGTAACTGAGCTTCAGGCCGTACGAGTACTGCAGCGACACGACGAACAGCGCGCCCGCCGCCACCAGCGCCCACAGCGGGCGGTGCGGTGCCAGCACGGCGGCGCCCGCCCACAGCACCGCGCCCGCGGCCGCGCAGCCCCAGGCGAAGCGCAGCGCCTGCGGCACCGTCAGCGTCCCGGCGACGAGGGGTTTGCGCGCCTTGCTGCGCAGCGGGTTGTCGGGGCCGTAGTTGGCGAGGTCACTGCCGTCCCGGAAGCCGGTGACGTCGTCCAGGGCGACCATCGCCATCAGGACGGCGATCTCCCCGGCCAGGAACAGCACCAGCACCAGCGCCTGCCGGGTCGTGAAGTCGCCGACCGGGAACAGGGCGGCGGAGAGGGCGAGAAAGATTCCGAGGTAGTAGTCGTACACGTCCAGCTTGCCGAGCCGCGCGTAGACACTCAGCCTGCCGGCGTCGTGGGCGGCGGGCGCGGAACGGCCGGCCGCGATGCTGTCGGTCATGGGTGACCTCTGGGTTTCTCTGCGTCGGACGGGGGTGGCGCGCGCCGTCCGGGTGAGGGGACGGCCCCGGCGGCTGTCGTGCGTGCTGTCGTACGTCAGGAGCGCTGGGTGACGAACGCGCACACCAGGTCGGCGACGTGTTCGACCTGCGCGTCGCTCAGCAAGTGGTGCACCGGGAGCGCCAGATGACGGCGGGCGGCCTGTTCCGCCCGCGGCCAGCGGGCACCGGGGGGCGCGTAGGGGGCGAAGGCGCGGTGCGCGGGCAGGGGACGCGGGTAGTAGACGTGCGTGGCCACCCCCGACTCGGCCAGGTGGGCGCCGAGTAAGTCCCGGTCGGAGGCGAGCACCGTGTAGACGTAGAAGCACCGGCCGTCCCGGTCGGGCGGAGGCGGGACCACGCCGCGGCCGGCCAGCGGCGTGAAGCGCTCGGTGTAGTAGGCGGCGATCTCCGCCCGCCGCGCCAGCCGCTCGGGGAAGCCGCGGTAGCGGTGCGTCTGGAACGCGGCCTGGATTTCGTCGAAGCGGCTGTTGAGCCCGATGGCGTGGTGCACGAAGCGCCGCCCGGCCATCTGGCCGTGGTTGCGCAGCATGCGCACCTTCTCGCCCAGCTCCGCGTCCCGGGTGACCACCACGCCGCCTTCGCCGGGCATGCCGCAGGTCTTGACCTGGACGAAGGAGTAGACGCCCGCCTCGCCCCACAGTCCGGCCGGAACACCGCGCAGGACGCCGCCCTGGGCGACCGCCGAGTCCTCCACCAGACGCAGTCCGTGCCGACGGGACAGCTCGACGAACCTCGGCATGTCGGCCATCACGGAGAACATGTGGGCCGGCATCACTGCCTTGGTCCGCGCGGTGACGAGTCGCTCGGCATGGTCCGGGTCCATGGTCATGGTGTCCGGCCGGACGTCGGCGAAGACCGGGGTGGCTCCGGTGCCGACCACCGACGCGGCCGGCGGCGCGCACCCGAACGCGGGCACGATCACCTCGTCACCCGGACCGACGTCCAGAGCCCGCAGCACCAGGGAGAGCGCCGAGGTGCCGCTGGAACACGCGACCACGTCGGCCGCCCCCAGGTCCTCGCGCAGCAGATCCTCGAAGGCCGCGGTGCGCCGGCCCAGGATGAACCGCTGCTCCGGGTCCAGGCCCACCTCCCGGACCAGGCCGATGAGCGCGGCGCGGTCGGCTTCGAAGAGGGCGGGCGGGAAGAACGGGACGGCGGGAGGGAGCGATACGGTCATACGGTCGTCCTCCCTCCGGCGAGGAAGGTGCGGACGGTGTCACACACGCGGTCCAGGTCGCCGGGGCCGAGATCGGGGTGGAGCGGCAGGGCCACGGCATGCCGGGCCGCCGCCTCGGCGTGGGGGAACTCGCCCGTGCGGTGGCCCAGTTGGGCGAAGGCGGGCTGGTGGGGCAGCGGCACCGGGTAGTAGACCTCGGTGCCGATGCCGTGCCGGTCGAGATGGACGACGAGGGCGTCCCGGTCCTCGGTTTCGATCAGGTAGACGTAGTACACGTCGCGGGCGCCCGGACCCTCGGCGGTGGCGCGGGGCAGGCGGACGACGCCCGGCACGTCCCGCAGGCGGGCGGTGTAGGCGCCGGCCAGCTCGGCCCGGTACGCGATCTGCTCCTCCAGCAGGGGCAGCTTGGCGAGCAGAACGGCCGCCTGGATGTCGTCCATCTTGCTGTTCACGCCCGGCCACGCGCTGTCGGTCGAGATCGCCGGAAAGTCGTTCAGCGTACGGCCGGTCCTGCCGTGGTGGCGCAGGGCCGCGACGGTGTCCGCCACCTCCGGGTCGTCGGTGAGCACGGCTCCCGCGTCCCCGAGCGCCCCGAGCGTCTTGGAGGGGAAGAAGGACAGCACCCCTCCGGCGCCGTGCAGGCCGGCGTGCACACCGCGTCGGCGCATGCCGATCGCCTCGGCGCTGTCCTCGACCACCGTCAGACCATGCTGCCGCGCGACCGCGGTGACGGCCTCCAGGTCGGCCATCGTGTGGAACAGGTGCACCGGCATCACGAACCTGCTGCGGGGAGTGACGGCCGCTTCCAGGGCCGCCGGATCCATCGCGTACGTCTCCGGGTCGATGTCGACGAACTGGGGCCGACCGCCTGCCAGTACGACGGCCGACGCGGTGGCGAAGAACGAGTACGCGGGCACCAGGACGCCGTCGCCGGGACGCAGCCCGCAGGCGCGCAGCAGCAGCACGAGCGCGTCGGTGCCGCTGTTGACGCCGACCACGTACCGCGCGCCGGTGTATTCCGCGAGCGCCGTCTCGAGTTGTCCGACCTGTTTTCCGTGAGAGAACTTACCGTTGTGGAAAACCTCCTCCAATGACTTTTCGATGGAAGGCCACAGCAGTTCGAAGGTTTTGGCCTGGGAAAAGAAGGGAATCGCATGCGGCGCTCCCTCTGTGACCGGTAATTCGCCCAATACCTTCACCCGTCCCGTTGAGTCGTGCCGAATATCAACGCTAATCGGACTCGTCGGCCGCAGAGAATGGGAAAGAGGAATCTTCACACGTTGTGGGTAAAGGCCTTCGGTATGCCTTGACCCAATCCTGGCAGGGCGGCAATAGTCCTGCGTCGCAACGGAGTTGGCGCACGGACTAGGAGGCCCTGTGCTGCAGCCGCTCGTGGTCGGGCTCGGCCGGTCCGGATCCGGACTGCACTTGAGGACGCTGGCCCGGCTGGCCGGGCGGACCGGAAGCACGGGTGATCCACTTGTCGCCCTGCCCGCGGTGGGCTGCGATCCGCGCGCCGGCGTTCTGCGGCTGACGGCCACCCCTGGTGAGGTGACCGTCGTCACCACGCTGGATCAGGCCCTGCACCACGTGGACCCCGCCACCGCGGTGGTGCACGTGTGCACGCCGCCCCGGTTGCGGCACGCCCTGATCGCGGAACTCGCTTGGCACGGTTTCCGCCGGATGATCGTGGAGAAACCCCTGGCCGCATCCCGCGACGAGCTGGACGCCCTGATCCGGCTCCGCGACGAGGCGGGCCTCGCCCTCGTGGCCGTGGCCCACTGGACCGGCTCCCGGCTCGCGGGCCGGCTGCGCCGGCTCGTCCGCGGCGACCGGCTCGGCCCGCTGCGCCGCATCACCGTGGACCAGCACAAGCCGCGCTTCCTGCGGTCCCTGACCACCGACGGGCACCGATGCGCCCTCGACGTGGAGATCCCCCACTCCCTGGCCCTGGCCCTGGACCTGGCCGGCCCCGCCGAACTGCGCGCCGCGTACTGCTGGGACCTGCGCTGCGAAGACCGGGAGCTGCCCCGTATGGGCGGTGCCCACCTGGAACTGCAGCACAGCTCCGGGGTGTCCACGCTGTTGCGCTCCGACCTGGGCGCACCCGTGCGGCAACGCAGTGTCGTCTGCGAGTTCGAAGACGGGACGGCCACGGGCCACTTCCCCCTCAGCGAGGACGACGACCACGCCCAGCTCGTCATCACCCGTGCCGGCGGCGATGCGCCCGAGGCGCCGACCGGAGCCCCCGCCACGGGCGGCGTGCCCCGGCCCGGCCGCCAGGTCTTCCGGGACGACGCCCTGACCGGCTTCCTGGAAGGCGCCTATCGCGGCTTCCTCGCCGAAGCGCCGGACGCCACCGGCTTCTCACTCGCCTGCGAGACCGCCCGCCTGCTGTGCGAGGCCCGGGAACACCGCGCCGCCGCACCATCCGCCTGCACCAGGAGCCGCTGACATGCCCCGACACGGCACCGCCCGAGACCGCGCCGCGGGATTCGGGCCCCTGGCCGGGATCGGCGACGAGGCGGCGCCCGGTACCGACGGCCAGCTGGCCGCCCTGCGGCACCTGGGCTGGCACGCCATCGAACTGCGCACGGTCGACGGCACCGCACTCGCCGACCTCTCCCCGGCCGCCTTCGGCGCCCTCACCCGGCGGCTGGAGGACGCCGGGGTCACGGTGATCGCCGTGGCCTCCAGGATCGGCAACTGGTCCCGTCCCGTCACCGGTGACCTCGCCGTGGACCTCGCCGAACTGGACGTCCTGGCCGAGCGGTGCGCCGCCCTGGGCTGCCGTCTCGTACGGATCATGTCGTACCCCAACGACGGCCTGACGGAGACCGAGTGGGCCGACCGCGTCCTCGCCCGCACCGCCGTCCTTGCGGACCGCGCCGAGCGCGCGGGCCTGGTGCTGGTGCACGAGAACTGCGCGGGCTGGGCCGGGGACCGGGCCGACCGCGCGCTCCGACTGCTGCGTGGCGTCGGCAATCCTGCCCTGCGCCTGCTGTTCGACACCGGCAACGGCGTTCCGTACGGCTACCGCGCGCCGGACATGCTTCAGGACCTCGCCCCCTACGTGGCCCACGTCCACATCAAGGACGCCGTCCGCACCCCGGACGGCACCACCGCCTACACGCTGCCCGGTGAGGGCGGTGCCGAGGTGGCCGCATGCCTGCGGATCCTGGCCGCCCACGGCTACACCGGGGCCCTCTCCCTCGAACCCCACCTCGCCGTGCGCCCCCACGACGGCCTGGTCCGGGCCGGTGAAGACGCCGGTGACCTGTTCGTACGAGCCGGACAGGCGCTCACCCGCCTGCTGCGGACCGTGGAGGCGGCACCCGCCCACCCGGACGGTACGGCGTGACCGTACTGTTCACCGACCAGTACCGGCAGCTGCTGCTGGACCTCCTGCGCCTGCCCAGCGTCAACCCTCTGGAGGCCGGGCCGGACGACCCGCCGTCCCGACTGCCCGACCTCCTCGACCGGTACGCGGCAGCCGCCGCCGACGCGGGGTTGCGCACCGTACGGCTCGCGGCCGCGCCCGCCGCATGTCTGGACCGGCCCGGGGTTCCGTCCATCGTCCGGGCCGCCGCGTGCGATCCGCGCTTCCTCGCGGACCAGCCCAGCCTGCTGCTGCGGCTGGGACCCGAGCGTCCCCGCGTGGACACGGTGATGTTCAACGTCCACCTGGACACCGTCGCCGGACACGTCCCGCCCGCCTTCGACGGAAGCAGGTTCGCCGGCCGGGGCGCGGTCGACGCCAAGGGGCCCGCCGTCGCCCTGCTCGCGGGGGTGCGGGCCGCCGCGTCCCACCCCGCCGTCGGACGGGACGTCACCGTCCTGCTCCAGGCCGTCGCCGGGGAGGAGGGCGGCGCCCTGGGCACCTACGGCACCCGCCCCCTGCTGGAAGCCGGCCACCACGGACGCCTCAACGTGTTCTGCGAGCCGACCGGTCTGCGCGCGTTGCCGCGGTCGACCGCCTCCACGACCGCCCGGATCACCGTCACCGGCGAGGACGCCGTGGACGACCATCCGGACGCCGGACACAACGCCACCGTGCTGCTCGGCTTCCTCGCCCAGCACCTCGCCGCCCGCCTGGACGGGGCCGTACCCGGCGCACGGGTGTGCCTGGCCGGGCTGCACACCGGCCGCACGCACAACCGCGTCCACGGCACCGGCACCCTGCTGGTGAACCTGTCCTACCGCGCCTCCGCGGACGGCCGTCACCTGAGGGCCGCGGTGACCCGGCACGTCACCGACGGTCTGCTCCGCTTCGCCGAACTCTTCGCCTCCACCCGCGAGTTCGCCCGCACGGCACGGGACGCGGCAGACATCACACAGCTCGGCTGGGACAAGCACGGACTGCCCGCGCTGGACAACCGCGACCCCTGGGCCGAGGCGCTCCTGGCCCGCGCGGGAGCCCGGCCGGCGGACGGCGACCCCGGTTTCACCTGCGACGCCATCTGGGCCGCCGGCCTGGACGACGCCTTCACCACCGTGCTCGGCCCCGGTGACCTCGCTGCCAACCGCGCCCACGCGCCCGGGGAGTTCGTCGACCTCGCCGACCTGGAGGACTTCGCGGGCATCGTCCACCGCCTCGTCACCCTCTTCGCCGAAGAACACCGACCCGCCCGCCCCGTGAGGAACCCCGCATGACGGTGTCCACAGCCTTCCCGGCAATGTCCGACCACACATCCGTCCTCGTCGGCCACGCCGAGCTGCATGCCGCGCTGACCGGCCTGTTCACCGGCCACGGCATTCCGGCGCCCCGGGCCCGGCTCGCCGCCGACGCCCTGTGCCACGGAGACCTCGCCGGCCTCGACTCGCACGGGGTGTTCAACCTCACCCGGCTCTACCTGCCGCTGCTGGAGTCGGGGCGGTGCGACCCCCGTGCCGAACCGCGGACCGTCACCGACCTGGGCGCCTGTGCGGTCGTCGACGCCCGCCGCGCCCTGGGCCTGTGGGCCGCGGCCGAAGCCATGGACGACGCCGTCGCCCGGGCCCGCCGGCACGGCGTCGGCCTGCTGTCCGTGCGCGGCGCCACCCACTTCGGGTGCGCCGGCTTCCACGCCGTCCGCGCCGCGCACGCCGGGATGATCGGCGTGGTCGCGAGCAACTGCGGCGGCCAGCGCATCGCACGCCCACCGGGAGGCGCGGTGGCCATGCTCGGCACCAACCCGCTGAGCGTCGCCGCACCCGCTCTCGACGGCCACCCCTTCCTGCTGGACATGAGCACCACCGTCGCGCCGACCGGACGGGTACGCGTCGCCGCCCGCCGCGGCACGCCGGTGCCCGCCGGCTGGCTGGAGGACGCGTCGGGCAACCCGGTGACCGACCCGTCCGCCTTCGACCGCGGCGAGGCGTTCCTGCGCTGGCTGGGCGGTACGGCCGAGACCGGCGTCCACAAGGGCTACGGACTCGGTATCGCGGTGGAACTGCTGGCCGCGGTGGTGTCCGGGGCGGCCGTGGGACCCTCGCCCGCCGCCCTGGAAGGGGACGGCCGGCCGCACGGACGGGACGACGGCATCGGCTTCTTCCTCCTCGCGATCGCCCCGGACGTACTGCGTCCGGGCACGGACGTCGCCGGCACGACCCGGTCCCTGTTCGGCGTGCTCGCCGACTGCCCACCGGTGCCCGGCGGCGAACCGGTGCGCTACCCGGGGTGGCGGGAGGCCGAACTCGCCGCCGAGCGCCGCCGCGACGGCATCCCGCTGCCGGAACACCTGTACCGGGAACTGGCCGACCTGGGCCTCCTCGGTGGCCCCGGCTCCGGGAACCCGCGATGACCCGGCCCCTGCGCCTGGGCGTCGTCGGCCTCGGCGCCATCTCCCCTTACTACCTGGCCGCCGCCGAACGGCTGCCCGGCTGGGAGCTGTCGGCCGTGTGCGACGCGCGCGACCAGGCCCTGGAACGGTACCGGGGCCGGGCGGCCCGCTTCCGCGACCACCGGACACTGCTGACCCGGGCACGGCCGGACGCCCTGGTCGTGGCCGTCCCGAACCACGCGCACCTCCCGGTCTGCCGAGAGGCGCTGGCCGCCGGTGTTCCCGTGTGCGTCGAGAAACCCCTCGCCCTCACCGCCGCCGAGGGACGCCTGCTGGTGGGTCTCGCGCGGCGCTGCGGCGTCCCCCTGATGACGGCGTTCCACCGCCGCTACAACGCGGCCGTCGGCGCGCTGGCGCACCAGGCGGCCGGCCGGAAGATCGTCGCGGTTCGCGTGCGGTACCTGGAGCGCATCGAGGAACATCTCGGCGGCGAGGACTGGTACCTCGACCCCGCCCGCTGCGGCGGCGGCTGTGTGGCCGACAACGGCCCGAACGCCCTCGACCTGGTGCGGCTGCTGCTCGGCGACGTCACCGTCACCGGCTGCGAGATCCACTATGACGGTTCGGGCCTCGACCGGCAGGCCGTGATCCGCCTCAACAGCCCCACCGGAGCCACCGCGTCGGTGGAACTGGACTGGTCGTATCCGGGAGAACTCAAGGACGTCGAGGCCGAGCTGGCCGACGGGGAGGTCCTGCACGCCGACATGCTGGCCGGCCACCCCGGCTTCAAGGCGTCCCTGTGGCACGAGTACGAGGCGCTCCTCATGGAGTTCGCCTCCCTCGCCGGCCGGCGCGCCCCGGTCGGACCGGGAGCGCACGGCGGCCTGCCCGCACTGGAGTCGGTCGAGGCGGCCTACCGCTGCGCCCAGCCCGCGTCCGATGCGGCGACGGGGGAGGCGGACCGGTGAACCCGGCGGAGGACGGCCCG encodes:
- a CDS encoding Ldh family oxidoreductase, with translation MTVSTAFPAMSDHTSVLVGHAELHAALTGLFTGHGIPAPRARLAADALCHGDLAGLDSHGVFNLTRLYLPLLESGRCDPRAEPRTVTDLGACAVVDARRALGLWAAAEAMDDAVARARRHGVGLLSVRGATHFGCAGFHAVRAAHAGMIGVVASNCGGQRIARPPGGAVAMLGTNPLSVAAPALDGHPFLLDMSTTVAPTGRVRVAARRGTPVPAGWLEDASGNPVTDPSAFDRGEAFLRWLGGTAETGVHKGYGLGIAVELLAAVVSGAAVGPSPAALEGDGRPHGRDDGIGFFLLAIAPDVLRPGTDVAGTTRSLFGVLADCPPVPGGEPVRYPGWREAELAAERRRDGIPLPEHLYRELADLGLLGGPGSGNPR
- a CDS encoding DegT/DnrJ/EryC1/StrS family aminotransferase → MTVSLPPAVPFFPPALFEADRAALIGLVREVGLDPEQRFILGRRTAAFEDLLREDLGAADVVACSSGTSALSLVLRALDVGPGDEVIVPAFGCAPPAASVVGTGATPVFADVRPDTMTMDPDHAERLVTARTKAVMPAHMFSVMADMPRFVELSRRHGLRLVEDSAVAQGGVLRGVPAGLWGEAGVYSFVQVKTCGMPGEGGVVVTRDAELGEKVRMLRNHGQMAGRRFVHHAIGLNSRFDEIQAAFQTHRYRGFPERLARRAEIAAYYTERFTPLAGRGVVPPPPDRDGRCFYVYTVLASDRDLLGAHLAESGVATHVYYPRPLPAHRAFAPYAPPGARWPRAEQAARRHLALPVHHLLSDAQVEHVADLVCAFVTQRS
- a CDS encoding DegT/DnrJ/EryC1/StrS family aminotransferase, with protein sequence MEEVFHNGKFSHGKQVGQLETALAEYTGARYVVGVNSGTDALVLLLRACGLRPGDGVLVPAYSFFATASAVVLAGGRPQFVDIDPETYAMDPAALEAAVTPRSRFVMPVHLFHTMADLEAVTAVARQHGLTVVEDSAEAIGMRRRGVHAGLHGAGGVLSFFPSKTLGALGDAGAVLTDDPEVADTVAALRHHGRTGRTLNDFPAISTDSAWPGVNSKMDDIQAAVLLAKLPLLEEQIAYRAELAGAYTARLRDVPGVVRLPRATAEGPGARDVYYVYLIETEDRDALVVHLDRHGIGTEVYYPVPLPHQPAFAQLGHRTGEFPHAEAAARHAVALPLHPDLGPGDLDRVCDTVRTFLAGGRTTV
- a CDS encoding sugar phosphate isomerase/epimerase family protein, which translates into the protein MPRHGTARDRAAGFGPLAGIGDEAAPGTDGQLAALRHLGWHAIELRTVDGTALADLSPAAFGALTRRLEDAGVTVIAVASRIGNWSRPVTGDLAVDLAELDVLAERCAALGCRLVRIMSYPNDGLTETEWADRVLARTAVLADRAERAGLVLVHENCAGWAGDRADRALRLLRGVGNPALRLLFDTGNGVPYGYRAPDMLQDLAPYVAHVHIKDAVRTPDGTTAYTLPGEGGAEVAACLRILAAHGYTGALSLEPHLAVRPHDGLVRAGEDAGDLFVRAGQALTRLLRTVEAAPAHPDGTA
- a CDS encoding Gfo/Idh/MocA family oxidoreductase → MTRPLRLGVVGLGAISPYYLAAAERLPGWELSAVCDARDQALERYRGRAARFRDHRTLLTRARPDALVVAVPNHAHLPVCREALAAGVPVCVEKPLALTAAEGRLLVGLARRCGVPLMTAFHRRYNAAVGALAHQAAGRKIVAVRVRYLERIEEHLGGEDWYLDPARCGGGCVADNGPNALDLVRLLLGDVTVTGCEIHYDGSGLDRQAVIRLNSPTGATASVELDWSYPGELKDVEAELADGEVLHADMLAGHPGFKASLWHEYEALLMEFASLAGRRAPVGPGAHGGLPALESVEAAYRCAQPASDAATGEADR
- a CDS encoding Gfo/Idh/MocA family oxidoreductase, giving the protein MLQPLVVGLGRSGSGLHLRTLARLAGRTGSTGDPLVALPAVGCDPRAGVLRLTATPGEVTVVTTLDQALHHVDPATAVVHVCTPPRLRHALIAELAWHGFRRMIVEKPLAASRDELDALIRLRDEAGLALVAVAHWTGSRLAGRLRRLVRGDRLGPLRRITVDQHKPRFLRSLTTDGHRCALDVEIPHSLALALDLAGPAELRAAYCWDLRCEDRELPRMGGAHLELQHSSGVSTLLRSDLGAPVRQRSVVCEFEDGTATGHFPLSEDDDHAQLVITRAGGDAPEAPTGAPATGGVPRPGRQVFRDDALTGFLEGAYRGFLAEAPDATGFSLACETARLLCEAREHRAAAPSACTRSR
- a CDS encoding M20/M25/M40 family metallo-hydrolase, with the protein product MTVLFTDQYRQLLLDLLRLPSVNPLEAGPDDPPSRLPDLLDRYAAAAADAGLRTVRLAAAPAACLDRPGVPSIVRAAACDPRFLADQPSLLLRLGPERPRVDTVMFNVHLDTVAGHVPPAFDGSRFAGRGAVDAKGPAVALLAGVRAAASHPAVGRDVTVLLQAVAGEEGGALGTYGTRPLLEAGHHGRLNVFCEPTGLRALPRSTASTTARITVTGEDAVDDHPDAGHNATVLLGFLAQHLAARLDGAVPGARVCLAGLHTGRTHNRVHGTGTLLVNLSYRASADGRHLRAAVTRHVTDGLLRFAELFASTREFARTARDAADITQLGWDKHGLPALDNRDPWAEALLARAGARPADGDPGFTCDAIWAAGLDDAFTTVLGPGDLAANRAHAPGEFVDLADLEDFAGIVHRLVTLFAEEHRPARPVRNPA
- a CDS encoding UbiA family prenyltransferase is translated as MTDSIAAGRSAPAAHDAGRLSVYARLGKLDVYDYYLGIFLALSAALFPVGDFTTRQALVLVLFLAGEIAVLMAMVALDDVTGFRDGSDLANYGPDNPLRSKARKPLVAGTLTVPQALRFAWGCAAAGAVLWAGAAVLAPHRPLWALVAAGALFVVSLQYSYGLKLSYHGFQEVFLVALGAVLVIVPYGLVAGGWSGFLMVQAVLFGFGPLMFGVYSNTNDVAGDRAVGRPTVAALVSERGNAVFIGTLSVTEFSIGAVASVTGVAPWWFVLLMLPATALRARQYLTGFVRADIMTARRTGFAVHRLSVVLMTVANLLVAAGAAR